From the genome of Desmodus rotundus isolate HL8 chromosome 2, HLdesRot8A.1, whole genome shotgun sequence, one region includes:
- the UMPS gene encoding uridine 5'-monophosphate synthase isoform X5, which produces MCSTNQIPMLIRRKETKDYGTKRLVEGAINPGENCLIIEDVITSGSSVLETVEILKKEGLKVTDAIVLLDREQGGKDKLQVHGIRLHSVCTLSKMLEILEQQEKIDAEMVERVKRFIQENVFVAADHNDSHPSIKKTPQELSFGVRAQLPRIHPVASKLLRLMQKKETNLCLSADVSESRELLHLADALGPSICMLKTHVDILNDFTLDVMKELTTLAKHHEFLIFEDRKFADIGNTVKKQYEGGVFKIASWADLVNAHVVPGSGVVKGLQEVGRPLQRGCLLIAEMSSAGSLATGNYTKAARVHESFWESGSGSRTRGCFLVRMAEDHSEFVIGFISGSRVSMKPEFLHLTPGVQLEAGGDNLGQQYSSPEEVIGKQGCDIIIVGRGILASANRLEAAEMYRKAAWEAYLSRLGN; this is translated from the exons ATGTGCTCAACGAACCAAATTCCCATGCTcattagaagaaaagaaacaaaggattATG GTACTAAGCGTCTTGTAGAAGGGGCTATTAATCCAGGAGAAAACTGTTTGATCATTGAAGATGTCATTACCAGTGGATCTAGTGTTTTGGAAACTGTTGAGATTCTTAAGAAGGAGGGCTTGAAGGTCACTGATGCCATAGTGCTGCTGGACAGAGAGCAAGGAGGCAAGGATAAGTTGCAGGTACATGGGATTCGTCTCCACTCAGTGTGTACATTGTCCAAAATGCTGGAGATTCTTGAGCAACAGGAAAAAATTGATGCTGAGATGGTTGAGAGAGTGAAGAGATTTATTCAGGAGAATGTTTTTGTGGCAGCTGATCATAATGATTCTCACCCATCTATAAAGAAAACACCCCAAGAACTCAGCTTTGGTGTACGGGCACAGCTGCCCAGGATCCACCCAGTTGCATCGAAGCTTCTCAGGCTTATGCAAAAGAAGGAGACCAATCTGTGTCTGTCTGCCGACGTCTCAGAGTCCAGAGAGCTACTGCACCTAGCAGATGCGTTAGGACCCAGCATCTGCATGCTCAAGACTCATGTAGACATTTTGAATGATTTTACTCTGGACGTGATGAAGGAGTTAACAACTCTGGCAAAACACCATGAGTTCTTAATATTTGAAGACCGGAAATTTGCAGATATAGGAAACACAGTAAAAAAGCAGTATGAAG GTGGTGTCTTTAAAATAGCTTCCTGGGCCGATCTAGTAAATGCTCACGTGGTGCCGGGCTCAGGCGTTGTGAAAGGCCTGCAAGAGGTCGGCCGGCCTTTGCAGCGGGGGTGCCTGCTCATTGCAGAAATGAGCTCCGCTGGCTCCTTGGCCACGGGGAACTACACTAAAGCAGCG AGGGTCCACGAGTCATTCTGGGAGTCTGGGTCTGGCTCAAGGACAAGAGGTTGCTTTCTG GTTAGAATGGCCGAGGATCATTCTGAATTTGTGATTGGTTTCATTTCTGGATCCCGAGTAAGTATGAAACCAGAATTTCTTCACTTGACTCCAGGAGTTCAGTTAGAAGCAGGAG GTGATAATCTTGGCCAACAGTACAGTAGCCCAGAAGAAGTTATTGGCAAACAGGGTTGTGATATCATCATTGTAGGCCGGGGCATACTAGCATCAGCTAATCGTCTGGAAGCAGCTGAGATGTACAGAAAAGCTGCCTGGGAAGCTTACTTGAGTAGACTTGGCAATTAA